Proteins encoded together in one Anoxybacillus flavithermus window:
- the rpsJ gene encoding 30S ribosomal protein S10: protein MAKEKIRIRLKAYDHRILDQSAEKIVETAKRSGATVSGPIPLPTERTVYTILRAVHKYKDSREQFEMRTHKRLIDIVNPTPQTVDSLMRLDLPSGVDIEIKL from the coding sequence ATGGCAAAAGAAAAAATTCGTATTCGTTTAAAAGCGTATGATCATCGAATTCTTGATCAATCTGCTGAGAAAATTGTGGAAACTGCAAAGCGTTCAGGCGCAACTGTATCTGGACCGATTCCGTTACCAACTGAAAGAACGGTGTACACGATTTTACGTGCGGTTCATAAATACAAAGACTCTCGTGAGCAGTTCGAAATGCGCACACATAAACGCTTAATTGACATCGTCAATCCGACTCCACAAACAGTAGATTCTTTAATGCGTTTAGACTTACCGTCTGGTGTTGATATTGAAATCAAGT